One window of the Pseudomonas lurida genome contains the following:
- a CDS encoding DMT family transporter, with protein sequence MLADRLLLKGIVYGVCAGLCWGVIFLGPQLTPGLSGLQFAVLRFLCYGAISVALLMPRWRRVCANLTTADWKSLFWLSLIGNLIYYTLVGTGVQLVGIATTSLIVGLIPVFVTLAGRHDVNAISLRKLTPSLFCAVGGVVLISWHALINGDKPDILTNVAGILCAAGALVTWSWFAVSNARRLAQVASVSAHDWALLTGVMTGAQSLLLAVPVLGWQVGTHGNSEWLHFVMVAGGVAFLSSVVGNACWNQASRLLPLALSGQVLVIETLAALVFGFLWEHRLPDSYEIAAIALLVTGVVWCLNCHRTPRHSPAV encoded by the coding sequence ATGCTTGCTGATCGATTACTGCTAAAGGGCATTGTCTACGGAGTTTGCGCGGGCCTGTGTTGGGGAGTGATCTTCCTCGGCCCCCAGCTCACCCCGGGGCTGAGCGGCCTGCAATTCGCCGTTCTGAGATTTCTCTGCTACGGCGCGATTTCGGTGGCCTTGCTTATGCCCCGCTGGAGGCGCGTTTGCGCCAATCTCACTACCGCCGACTGGAAGTCACTCTTCTGGCTTAGCCTGATTGGGAACCTCATTTACTACACGCTAGTCGGCACCGGTGTGCAGTTGGTTGGCATTGCCACAACGTCTCTGATCGTCGGACTCATTCCGGTGTTCGTCACGCTGGCAGGTCGTCATGACGTCAACGCAATTTCTTTGCGCAAGCTCACTCCCTCGCTGTTCTGCGCTGTGGGCGGGGTCGTACTCATCAGCTGGCACGCACTGATCAACGGCGACAAGCCAGACATACTGACAAACGTCGCCGGAATTCTATGCGCAGCGGGCGCGTTAGTGACATGGAGTTGGTTCGCAGTGAGCAACGCCCGGCGGCTGGCTCAAGTAGCAAGCGTTTCCGCTCATGACTGGGCACTGCTGACAGGGGTCATGACTGGCGCTCAGTCACTGCTTTTGGCGGTACCTGTCCTAGGCTGGCAGGTCGGAACGCATGGCAACTCCGAATGGCTACACTTTGTCATGGTAGCCGGTGGCGTAGCGTTTTTATCTTCGGTTGTGGGTAATGCGTGCTGGAATCAGGCGAGCCGACTTCTACCACTGGCACTAAGCGGACAAGTGCTCGTGATTGAGACGTTAGCGGCGCTGGTTTTTGGATTTCTATGGGAGCATCGGCTGCCCGACTCATATGAAATTGCGGCGATTGCACTTCTGGTCACCGGTGTCGTGTGGTGTCTGAATTGTCATCGTACTCCCCGTCACTCTCCGGCTGTTTAA
- a CDS encoding SDR family oxidoreductase, whose translation MNVMKRLTPYTGLRVLISGGAAGIGESIAAAYLEIGARVHVCDVSEQAIAQFRERYPEALATLADVSDSAQIKRVFEIQQDWVDGLDVLINNAGIAGPTGGIDKISDAEWEQTIDINLNAQYRFAHHAVPLLTKSEHAHIIHISSVAGRLGYAWRTPYAATKWAIVGLMKSLAAELGEKDIRVNALLPGIVEGPRQDRVISDRAKQLGISEPEMRQQTLKKISLRRMTPPEDVAAMALFLCSPAANNVTGQAISIDGNVEYL comes from the coding sequence ATGAACGTGATGAAGCGGCTGACACCCTATACCGGATTGAGAGTTTTGATTTCCGGTGGGGCAGCAGGCATTGGCGAATCGATCGCGGCTGCATATCTCGAAATTGGGGCAAGAGTCCATGTATGTGATGTAAGTGAGCAGGCGATCGCACAATTTCGTGAGCGCTATCCAGAGGCTTTGGCCACACTGGCTGACGTCTCCGACTCTGCTCAAATTAAGCGAGTCTTCGAGATACAACAGGATTGGGTGGATGGGCTCGATGTACTTATCAACAATGCAGGCATAGCAGGGCCGACCGGCGGAATCGACAAAATTAGCGATGCAGAATGGGAACAGACAATAGACATCAATCTCAATGCGCAGTATCGCTTCGCTCATCATGCTGTCCCCCTCCTAACGAAGTCAGAACACGCACACATCATTCATATTTCATCCGTCGCAGGGCGCTTAGGCTATGCCTGGCGGACTCCATACGCCGCGACCAAGTGGGCCATCGTTGGTCTTATGAAGTCATTGGCAGCCGAGTTGGGCGAAAAAGACATTCGAGTCAACGCATTGCTGCCAGGCATCGTCGAGGGCCCGCGCCAGGATCGCGTCATCAGTGATCGCGCCAAACAGTTAGGCATTTCAGAGCCGGAGATGCGCCAACAAACATTGAAGAAAATCTCATTGCGCCGGATGACTCCACCCGAAGACGTGGCAGCAATGGCCCTATTTCTATGCTCTCCTGCTGCTAACAATGTGACAGGACAAGCGATCAGCATCGACGGCAATGTCGAGTATCTTTGA
- a CDS encoding aromatic alcohol reductase, with protein MTEVTQFSPQSILVLGAGELGLPVLRNLASVAARAPGSTISVLLRDSTINTEVPEKKAEIDGLRGLGIQMVAADLVNDSIDQLAEVFARFDTVIGCAGMVAGRETPMKLATAALKSGVKRYFPWQFGVDFEVIGRGSPQDLFDAQLDVRELLRAQDKTEWVIISTGMFTSFLFEPVFEVVDFENDTVNALGSLETSVTLTTPDDIGALTAEIVFFEPRFSNEIVYLSGDTVTYEEVASLLERVLGRPFKRNVWTVPYLLQELEKDPTHHIKKYRAVFAQGSGVAWPKAGTFNAQQAILVTTAQEWAQANLASGSPAD; from the coding sequence ATGACCGAAGTGACCCAATTTTCCCCGCAATCCATTCTGGTTCTAGGCGCCGGTGAGCTTGGGCTCCCGGTCTTGCGCAATCTCGCGAGCGTGGCAGCGCGCGCGCCCGGTTCCACAATCAGCGTCCTTCTCAGGGACTCGACCATCAACACTGAAGTGCCTGAGAAAAAGGCCGAAATCGATGGGCTTCGTGGCCTAGGCATCCAGATGGTGGCCGCAGACCTTGTGAACGACTCTATCGATCAACTGGCTGAGGTATTCGCACGCTTCGATACCGTAATAGGCTGTGCGGGCATGGTCGCAGGCCGGGAAACTCCGATGAAGCTGGCTACCGCTGCGCTCAAGTCCGGTGTGAAGCGCTACTTCCCTTGGCAGTTTGGTGTCGACTTCGAAGTAATCGGTCGGGGCAGTCCTCAGGATCTGTTCGATGCTCAGCTTGATGTTCGCGAATTGCTTCGTGCCCAGGATAAAACTGAATGGGTAATCATCTCGACTGGTATGTTCACGAGCTTTCTGTTCGAGCCAGTATTCGAGGTGGTTGATTTCGAAAACGATACAGTAAACGCGCTTGGTAGCCTCGAGACCAGCGTGACACTCACGACTCCAGACGACATCGGTGCATTGACAGCGGAAATCGTTTTTTTCGAACCGCGCTTTAGCAATGAAATCGTTTATCTCTCAGGAGACACAGTGACGTATGAAGAGGTTGCAAGCCTTCTCGAACGCGTACTGGGCCGTCCATTCAAACGTAACGTGTGGACTGTTCCGTACTTGCTCCAAGAGTTGGAGAAAGACCCAACGCATCACATCAAGAAGTACCGCGCTGTATTCGCCCAGGGCAGCGGCGTGGCCTGGCCTAAAGCGGGTACCTTCAACGCGCAGCAGGCGATTCTAGTCACGACCGCTCAGGAGTGGGCGCAGGCAAATCTGGCATCAGGCTCACCAGCCGATTGA
- a CDS encoding DUF7693 family protein, translated as MDPTWRVPGRAYQVTRDPERLLIEERAETLAAAGYPPPDDDPAMYAEQRLKEARTAARSSQVGSVSGNTTAEISARKVCQLLREVIFERRSMTKVSQPSWDEIYAGHFVVSVEGWRISIYNDCDTLDYCEECISSDGRRWSFDSGDRFGTDPIALLSTWEHQTLERLLKAL; from the coding sequence ATGGACCCCACTTGGCGCGTGCCGGGCAGAGCTTATCAAGTCACTCGAGATCCAGAACGTCTGCTCATTGAGGAGCGCGCCGAAACTCTCGCAGCAGCAGGCTACCCTCCGCCAGACGATGATCCGGCTATGTACGCTGAGCAAAGGCTGAAAGAGGCCAGAACCGCAGCTCGTTCATCCCAAGTAGGTAGCGTTAGCGGAAACACTACGGCGGAGATCTCAGCGAGAAAGGTATGCCAATTATTGCGAGAGGTCATCTTCGAGCGACGGTCGATGACCAAGGTCAGTCAGCCGTCTTGGGATGAGATTTATGCGGGCCATTTCGTGGTGAGCGTCGAGGGTTGGCGGATATCGATCTACAACGACTGTGACACGCTCGACTACTGCGAAGAGTGCATCAGCTCTGATGGGCGACGCTGGTCGTTTGACTCTGGAGATCGCTTTGGTACTGACCCAATAGCGTTGCTCAGCACTTGGGAACATCAGACGCTTGAGCGTCTCCTGAAAGCGCTCTAG
- a CDS encoding sensor histidine kinase, with the protein MPHIPAPFPPNEDERALSLEHLGVLDSAPEKEFDDIVVLASTLCEVPVALVSLVDRERQWFKACVGLDVRETHRDLAFCAHAILATADVLTVEDARLDPRFEHSALVLGPPYIRFYAGAPIIDDTGHALGTVCVIDTKPRTLTAPQRTALLALARQTASLLQLRLLRHQIERRAEMLEQELAQANALNQVAEESLRHAKRISSLGMVTASIAHDFNNILQALSASLQMIRLRARRPKDVEQFSDTGLQTVEQGRQLVNHLLSCVRLDSPNLVCVDVNARLDAMRDVLSRTATESVELTFDLSAPDTAVMCEEAQLNAAVLNLLTNARDALGPAGSICISTRLMRVDDDVTLAGGNYVVLSVTDTGPGIPDDLAAKIFDPFFTTKERGKGTGLGLSQVRKFAENAGGTVMVDNAPDKGTVVSLYLKSLGRTDSAIIPT; encoded by the coding sequence ATGCCCCACATTCCTGCCCCCTTTCCTCCGAACGAGGATGAAAGAGCCCTGTCGCTAGAGCATCTCGGGGTGCTGGACTCAGCTCCGGAGAAAGAATTCGACGATATCGTCGTGCTCGCGAGCACCTTGTGTGAAGTGCCGGTCGCGCTGGTTTCTCTGGTGGATAGAGAACGCCAGTGGTTCAAGGCGTGCGTCGGGCTGGACGTGAGGGAGACGCATCGGGATCTGGCGTTTTGCGCGCACGCGATCCTGGCTACCGCCGATGTGTTGACTGTCGAAGATGCCAGACTCGACCCGCGCTTTGAACACAGCGCGCTGGTGCTTGGCCCGCCCTACATTCGCTTTTACGCGGGAGCTCCTATCATTGACGATACGGGGCACGCTCTGGGTACGGTGTGCGTGATTGATACCAAGCCGCGAACCCTGACAGCACCACAGCGCACGGCATTGTTGGCATTGGCGAGACAGACCGCTTCGTTGTTGCAATTGCGCCTGCTCAGACATCAAATAGAGCGGCGAGCAGAAATGCTTGAACAAGAACTGGCTCAGGCGAATGCACTTAATCAAGTGGCCGAAGAGTCACTGCGTCACGCCAAGCGTATCTCCTCCTTGGGAATGGTCACGGCCAGTATTGCGCACGACTTCAACAATATTCTTCAAGCGCTAAGCGCAAGTTTGCAGATGATCCGCTTGCGCGCCAGACGACCAAAAGATGTCGAGCAATTTAGTGATACCGGATTGCAGACGGTCGAACAGGGACGGCAGTTGGTCAATCATCTGCTTTCTTGTGTTCGACTCGACAGCCCAAATTTGGTGTGCGTTGACGTTAATGCTCGACTTGATGCAATGCGCGATGTGTTGTCTCGCACCGCGACCGAAAGTGTTGAGCTGACTTTCGACCTGTCAGCCCCCGACACCGCAGTGATGTGTGAAGAAGCCCAGTTGAATGCAGCTGTCTTGAACCTTCTCACAAATGCCAGGGATGCGCTCGGGCCAGCAGGAAGTATCTGCATTTCAACGCGACTGATGCGGGTTGATGATGACGTAACACTGGCTGGAGGCAATTACGTCGTGCTCAGCGTCACTGATACCGGGCCAGGTATACCAGATGACCTGGCGGCTAAAATTTTTGATCCTTTTTTCACCACAAAGGAAAGAGGAAAAGGTACGGGCTTGGGCTTATCGCAAGTCCGTAAGTTCGCAGAGAACGCTGGGGGCACGGTCATGGTGGATAATGCACCCGACAAGGGAACAGTCGTATCTTTGTACTTGAAATCATTGGGTCGAACCGACTCTGCGATTATTCCCACATAA
- a CDS encoding alkene reductase → MTASNLNLLLSPTRIANLPLKNHMVMAPLTRSRAGQGDVPTSTVVEYYRQRASAGLIITEGSQVSAQGKGYMRTPGIFTNEQIAGWKHVTDAVHAEGGRIFLQLWHVGRLSHSLVQIDNQLPVAPSAIKADGEIYTPEGLKPYESPRALSLHEIPGVIADFRQGAENAKRAGFDGVEIHGANGYLIDQFLRDGTNIRTDSYGGSAENRAQFLKEVVESVIEVFGASRVGVRLSPIFNYFSMSDSDPQATFNYAAKMLSRYGLAYIHVVEVGAGSFDFRELKRRFAGTYIANGGYDAERAETSLREGNADLVSFGTAFLANPDLVERFEQGVALNDADPTTFYQGEERGYTDYPTMAQIR, encoded by the coding sequence ATGACAGCGAGCAATCTCAACCTTCTTTTGTCCCCCACCCGAATCGCCAACCTCCCCCTGAAAAATCACATGGTGATGGCGCCGCTGACGCGAAGCCGAGCTGGCCAAGGCGATGTTCCAACTTCCACAGTGGTCGAGTATTACCGTCAACGTGCAAGCGCCGGCCTCATCATTACTGAGGGTTCTCAGGTCTCGGCTCAAGGCAAAGGCTATATGAGAACACCGGGCATTTTCACCAACGAGCAAATCGCCGGCTGGAAACACGTGACCGACGCCGTGCATGCAGAAGGCGGACGGATATTTCTCCAGCTCTGGCACGTTGGGCGCCTGTCACACTCCCTAGTACAGATCGATAATCAGCTGCCAGTAGCCCCCTCAGCGATCAAGGCTGATGGCGAGATCTACACGCCTGAAGGATTGAAGCCTTACGAGTCACCACGGGCTCTGAGTCTGCATGAAATTCCTGGCGTGATCGCGGATTTTCGCCAAGGTGCTGAAAACGCGAAGCGTGCAGGTTTTGACGGTGTGGAAATACATGGTGCGAACGGTTACTTGATCGATCAGTTCCTGCGCGATGGCACCAACATCCGAACCGATTCATACGGTGGATCTGCAGAAAATCGAGCTCAGTTTCTTAAGGAGGTTGTGGAGTCGGTCATCGAAGTATTCGGGGCTAGCCGCGTGGGCGTTCGCCTGTCGCCGATTTTTAATTACTTCTCCATGAGCGACAGCGATCCCCAAGCGACATTCAACTACGCAGCGAAAATGCTCAGTCGCTACGGGCTAGCCTACATTCACGTAGTAGAAGTCGGTGCGGGTTCATTCGACTTCAGAGAACTAAAGCGTCGTTTCGCAGGCACCTACATCGCCAATGGGGGCTATGACGCGGAACGCGCAGAAACGTCCCTCAGAGAAGGAAATGCTGATCTGGTGTCCTTTGGCACTGCGTTCCTCGCCAACCCGGATCTGGTAGAGCGATTCGAACAGGGTGTCGCATTGAATGACGCAGACCCGACTACCTTCTACCAGGGTGAGGAGCGCGGTTACACGGATTACCCAACCATGGCCCAGATTCGATAA
- a CDS encoding pirin family protein, producing MTATVVVRPRAIVHRTEGTTHGPITRLMSPGDLGELLKPFIFLDIFSLNASGGKSSFGMHPHSGIATVTFMTKGDVSYEDTTGATGLLLAGGVEWMQAGNGVWHDAKLASDSAIQGFQLWVALPPPLENAPAMSTYLDPSQVPQVGPARVLLGRYGAAQSLIEVPSEMNYLAVSLKDGEHWRYTPPSGHNIAWLAVSSGSLDAGGLVNVGELAVFEESEQHINLIAKGDCSFVMGSAVKHPYDLVTGNYSVHTSKAALSQGETEIQRIGTRLRQQGRLN from the coding sequence ATGACCGCCACCGTAGTAGTTCGACCACGCGCCATTGTCCATCGTACTGAAGGAACCACACATGGCCCCATAACGAGGCTTATGAGTCCAGGTGATCTAGGAGAGCTGTTGAAACCGTTTATTTTCCTGGACATTTTCAGCCTTAACGCCAGTGGTGGTAAGTCGAGTTTCGGCATGCATCCGCACTCAGGAATCGCAACGGTTACCTTCATGACAAAAGGGGATGTCTCTTATGAGGACACCACTGGGGCGACCGGTTTACTGCTCGCGGGTGGTGTTGAGTGGATGCAGGCCGGCAATGGGGTTTGGCACGACGCTAAGCTAGCAAGCGATTCCGCAATACAGGGATTCCAGCTCTGGGTGGCATTGCCGCCGCCGCTTGAAAACGCTCCCGCGATGAGTACCTACCTTGATCCTTCGCAAGTTCCACAAGTGGGCCCAGCACGGGTACTACTGGGACGTTACGGGGCAGCCCAAAGCCTGATCGAAGTACCGAGTGAAATGAACTATCTCGCCGTGAGTTTAAAAGACGGTGAGCACTGGCGTTACACCCCACCGTCGGGTCACAACATTGCCTGGCTCGCGGTTAGTTCAGGAAGTCTGGATGCAGGGGGGTTGGTCAATGTCGGCGAATTAGCTGTGTTCGAAGAGTCAGAGCAACACATCAACCTCATCGCGAAAGGCGATTGCTCTTTCGTGATGGGCTCGGCGGTAAAGCATCCGTACGACCTGGTAACAGGTAACTACTCGGTTCACACGAGCAAGGCAGCTCTGTCACAGGGCGAAACGGAAATACAGCGGATTGGCACACGGCTGCGGCAGCAAGGACGGCTCAACTAG
- a CDS encoding helix-turn-helix domain-containing protein has protein sequence MFLSLEVRSYEREDRHHHHEHAQLVLPIRGEMEIDVNGRGGCIDQSLAALVTPGSIHSQQTNLDSRFLVLDCAPTIMETLQIERLAQKIYVPISPATRRLIEFAELIGNAQLSIAASQLGPLLLSSLNPDISRFPDPMKQLIARIQADPGANWSNESMAQVAKMSMSQMHQRFRLMFEMSPQVWLTDLRLQEAQRWLRGTSLTISEIALRAGFSDQASLTRAMQRVRATTPAVYRKTQKQSG, from the coding sequence ATGTTTCTTAGTCTTGAAGTTCGCAGCTATGAGAGGGAAGACCGTCACCACCACCACGAGCATGCTCAATTGGTACTGCCGATTCGTGGCGAAATGGAAATTGACGTAAACGGTCGCGGCGGCTGCATTGATCAGTCATTGGCAGCGCTTGTGACACCTGGCTCGATCCATTCGCAGCAGACTAACCTTGATAGCCGTTTTTTAGTTTTGGACTGTGCGCCGACGATTATGGAAACGCTCCAGATCGAGCGTCTTGCTCAGAAAATATATGTGCCCATTTCCCCCGCTACTCGTCGGCTTATAGAGTTCGCTGAGCTAATCGGCAATGCACAATTGTCCATCGCGGCCTCCCAATTGGGGCCTCTGCTTTTATCGTCTCTAAATCCGGATATCTCCCGCTTTCCAGACCCCATGAAGCAGTTGATCGCTCGTATTCAGGCGGATCCTGGAGCGAACTGGAGCAATGAAAGCATGGCTCAAGTAGCAAAAATGAGCATGAGTCAGATGCACCAACGTTTCCGGCTAATGTTCGAGATGAGTCCTCAAGTTTGGTTGACTGATTTACGCCTGCAAGAAGCTCAACGATGGTTGCGTGGAACCTCATTGACCATATCCGAGATTGCCTTGCGTGCCGGCTTTAGCGACCAGGCATCGCTGACCCGTGCCATGCAGCGCGTGAGGGCCACGACCCCGGCGGTTTATCGTAAAACGCAAAAACAGTCTGGGTAA
- a CDS encoding CsbD family protein — MRSEQVEGVVEKVAGKAQSAVGKLLGDSKLEAEGAGRQAAGQLTQTYGDALDSVSTFVKEKPVAAIAIGAIALLVLDRLFRR, encoded by the coding sequence ATGAGAAGTGAGCAGGTAGAAGGTGTTGTAGAAAAGGTTGCCGGTAAAGCCCAAAGCGCAGTCGGAAAACTGCTTGGTGATTCGAAGCTGGAAGCCGAAGGTGCGGGACGCCAAGCTGCCGGTCAGCTGACTCAAACCTATGGCGATGCCCTGGACAGCGTATCCACGTTCGTTAAAGAGAAACCAGTTGCTGCAATCGCGATTGGTGCAATTGCTCTGCTGGTTCTAGACCGTCTCTTTCGCCGCTGA
- a CDS encoding helix-turn-helix domain-containing protein: protein MNLKEALAGALRGARAHQGLSYEDLAGATHRTNVGKLEQARTTPTLEKLDEIADYLGLDLLTMVTLAIAAQGDELPSEALQRTALRIREFEMSGGWQLVEEQFSDGKLIKRSQGKPKQPLNAEYIRALRAQGFDRKTIAEKLGIARSTVQKYWNT, encoded by the coding sequence ATGAATCTGAAGGAAGCGCTGGCGGGGGCATTACGCGGAGCCCGTGCACACCAAGGGTTGAGTTACGAGGATCTGGCGGGAGCAACGCATAGAACGAATGTAGGGAAGCTTGAACAGGCCAGGACGACGCCGACGCTGGAGAAACTGGACGAGATCGCTGACTACTTAGGCCTCGACCTTTTGACTATGGTCACTCTCGCCATTGCTGCGCAGGGTGACGAACTTCCATCCGAGGCTTTGCAACGTACTGCGTTGCGAATCAGGGAGTTTGAGATGTCGGGAGGGTGGCAGTTAGTAGAGGAGCAATTCAGTGATGGAAAGCTCATCAAGCGCTCCCAGGGAAAGCCTAAGCAACCGCTTAATGCGGAATACATTCGAGCCTTGAGAGCGCAAGGTTTCGACAGGAAAACAATCGCTGAAAAGCTCGGCATTGCCAGAAGCACAGTCCAAAAATATTGGAATACATAA
- a CDS encoding 3'-5' exonuclease family protein: protein MERPSFFIDFEASGIAPDSYPIEVAVVSSEATFSSLIKPVRYWTHWSFDAQDMHGLTQDQLHQEGETPVAMATNMNRLFSGQVLCSDSPQDGFWLDVLYEAADLIPTFELKPLEVFVGREAASEIYRRLATARHHRALNDATALMNACRAFFEA, encoded by the coding sequence GTGGAACGGCCTTCTTTTTTTATTGATTTTGAAGCTTCTGGAATAGCTCCTGACAGCTATCCGATTGAAGTTGCCGTCGTGTCGAGTGAGGCCACCTTCAGCTCGCTTATCAAGCCCGTCCGGTACTGGACGCACTGGTCGTTTGACGCGCAAGACATGCACGGTCTCACTCAAGATCAGTTACATCAAGAAGGTGAGACCCCAGTCGCTATGGCGACAAATATGAACAGGCTGTTTTCAGGGCAAGTGCTTTGCAGTGATTCACCTCAGGACGGTTTTTGGCTCGATGTGCTCTACGAGGCAGCAGATCTGATACCTACCTTCGAGTTGAAGCCTTTGGAGGTTTTTGTGGGCCGGGAGGCTGCCAGTGAAATCTACCGGCGACTGGCGACAGCCAGGCACCACCGAGCTCTAAATGACGCAACTGCTCTGATGAACGCCTGCCGTGCTTTTTTCGAAGCTTGA
- a CDS encoding metallophosphoesterase yields the protein MSQKVLRLPRNEVGRDFVVGDIHFKTIDLHKGLLKLGFDKAIDRVIGVGDLIDRGPGVLDGLKLLGEPWFFTVQGNHEQMLINAYREDPSARYVAHGAGWWSTIADESKEMVIGKLESLPTVIEIESPRGLVGVVHADVPAGMSWVEFTRDISIPAVEEIALWGRERIKKHHREGVKGVWRVCTGHTWIPEPVRLGNVLALDCTGGGEGPLAVYCVQADTIYVEGRPVSLDQSEAVTELLDELEQALGHLKATTNANKLIESQRLSHEADELARRVNTTWLTLRSEIGESQKLLNALHGLSLLTGERREAKLEELKFKHAGTQIEGLLSRLLD from the coding sequence ATGAGTCAGAAAGTCCTAAGGCTTCCTCGGAACGAGGTCGGTCGCGACTTTGTCGTCGGTGACATCCATTTCAAGACGATTGATCTTCATAAAGGATTGTTGAAGCTAGGTTTCGACAAAGCTATCGACCGAGTCATTGGGGTGGGTGATCTCATAGATCGCGGGCCTGGAGTCCTCGACGGTCTGAAGCTTCTTGGTGAGCCGTGGTTCTTCACCGTTCAAGGTAACCATGAGCAGATGCTTATCAACGCTTATAGGGAAGACCCCAGCGCTCGTTATGTAGCTCATGGTGCAGGCTGGTGGTCGACCATCGCTGACGAATCGAAAGAGATGGTCATTGGGAAGCTCGAGAGCCTTCCCACAGTCATAGAAATCGAGTCCCCTCGCGGTTTGGTTGGCGTTGTTCATGCTGATGTCCCTGCCGGGATGTCATGGGTCGAGTTCACTCGAGACATATCAATCCCTGCTGTAGAAGAGATCGCGCTATGGGGGCGCGAGCGGATCAAAAAGCACCATCGAGAAGGTGTCAAAGGGGTCTGGCGTGTGTGCACGGGGCACACCTGGATTCCAGAGCCTGTTCGGCTAGGGAACGTTCTTGCACTTGATTGCACCGGAGGGGGTGAAGGGCCACTAGCTGTCTATTGCGTTCAGGCGGACACGATTTATGTGGAGGGGCGCCCCGTGTCACTTGACCAATCGGAGGCTGTTACCGAGCTACTGGACGAACTTGAGCAGGCTTTAGGTCATCTTAAGGCCACCACCAACGCTAACAAGCTAATTGAGTCACAACGCTTGAGCCATGAGGCCGACGAGTTAGCTCGTCGAGTGAACACTACCTGGCTGACTTTGCGTTCGGAAATTGGTGAGTCTCAGAAGTTACTTAATGCGCTTCACGGACTCAGCTTGCTCACCGGCGAACGAAGGGAAGCTAAGCTCGAAGAGCTGAAATTCAAGCATGCCGGCACCCAGATTGAGGGATTGCTGTCGAGGCTTCTTGATTGA
- a CDS encoding CsbD family protein gives MSGTSDKIKGLANEAIGNVKQGVGKVTGNEKLQVEGAIQEKKGEAQQVAGKVKDAVDKK, from the coding sequence ATGAGTGGTACTTCAGACAAAATCAAAGGCCTGGCCAACGAAGCTATCGGTAACGTGAAGCAAGGTGTCGGCAAGGTCACAGGCAATGAGAAGCTACAGGTCGAAGGTGCCATCCAAGAAAAGAAAGGTGAAGCACAGCAAGTGGCTGGCAAGGTCAAAGACGCCGTAGACAAAAAGTAG
- a CDS encoding LysR family transcriptional regulator, whose amino-acid sequence MIDLNDVALFVKVVRSGSFAEAARQLGMPSNTLSRRIQQLEAQLGTRLLQRSTRKLTLTQSGEAFHERCCGAVDGLIDAGEQLMTGNQEPSGTVRIAAMADFFDFFPMEWVADFLEAHPRVHVDFVLSDARADLIADRIDIAFRGGALQDSGYVGRQLLGAGNEGLVASPNYLRKKGVPDSLGDLVNHDCVTFGHPSGVTTWTLHGPNGAAEEVRVTGSFNGNTAQALRKATLAGLGIALLPPAMTKSDLQTGRLVSVLPQYHRTGYGLHVLYPSRQHLPLAVSAFIGLVMEKLEGQEFPATALS is encoded by the coding sequence ATGATCGATCTGAATGACGTCGCATTGTTTGTAAAAGTGGTGCGCAGCGGTAGTTTCGCTGAGGCAGCACGGCAGCTTGGAATGCCCTCAAACACCTTAAGCCGTCGGATTCAACAGCTTGAGGCTCAACTCGGTACAAGGCTGCTGCAGCGCTCCACGCGCAAGCTCACACTCACCCAGTCTGGCGAGGCTTTTCACGAGCGATGCTGTGGAGCCGTGGATGGACTGATTGACGCTGGTGAGCAGCTGATGACAGGAAACCAAGAGCCGAGTGGCACCGTGCGCATTGCGGCAATGGCTGATTTCTTCGACTTCTTTCCTATGGAGTGGGTAGCCGATTTTCTCGAGGCGCATCCACGGGTACACGTCGACTTTGTGCTGAGTGATGCACGCGCCGATTTGATCGCTGATCGTATCGACATTGCGTTTCGAGGCGGAGCGTTGCAAGACTCAGGATATGTTGGTCGCCAACTCCTTGGAGCTGGTAACGAAGGTCTGGTGGCCAGCCCGAATTACCTTAGAAAAAAAGGCGTACCTGATTCGCTTGGAGATTTGGTCAATCATGATTGTGTAACTTTTGGCCATCCTAGTGGCGTCACCACCTGGACTCTCCATGGGCCAAATGGTGCAGCGGAAGAAGTGCGGGTCACTGGCAGTTTCAATGGAAACACCGCCCAAGCTTTGCGCAAGGCGACGTTGGCCGGGCTAGGAATTGCCTTGCTGCCGCCCGCCATGACTAAGTCTGATCTTCAGACGGGGCGCCTTGTGTCTGTGCTGCCGCAGTACCATAGAACCGGATACGGCCTGCATGTGCTATACCCCAGCCGGCAACATTTGCCCTTAGCTGTGTCTGCATTCATTGGGTTGGTGATGGAGAAACTGGAGGGACAAGAATTTCCTGCGACGGCTCTTTCCTGA